From a region of the Streptomyces thermolilacinus SPC6 genome:
- a CDS encoding ABC-three component system protein, with product MDTHAPGDEYGPMLTLVTTQEARPGTAMAALKAPNPAPAQALDLLIAAAQESKAKDTKDARAAFLALQPAQRAVFVQRMRVIDGSPSIDDLDAQVRVKLRAALPDGHADSFMRQLWAWWYEQTVDMLQKRHTSVSVTRLMQRISRIRDDYTSDRLPTLVDREDFPREAETELADACFVHQLRWVGASRQLNKAMVDYYRAYTQTVAWLEDDLVDLDELERFEGNLADEWQREFDWMLDDLGEDATDREQEQAGKALLRKTLDQTRYRIREAYDEAFFSRGKHHELADRGRVGWHPDFEARVKNLIRAARA from the coding sequence ATGGACACCCACGCTCCTGGCGACGAGTACGGCCCCATGCTGACCCTGGTCACTACACAGGAGGCCCGGCCGGGTACGGCTATGGCCGCGCTCAAGGCACCCAATCCAGCCCCCGCACAGGCCCTTGACCTACTCATCGCCGCCGCGCAGGAGTCCAAGGCCAAGGACACGAAGGACGCACGGGCAGCTTTCCTGGCCCTTCAGCCGGCGCAGCGTGCCGTCTTTGTTCAGCGGATGAGGGTCATCGACGGTTCGCCGTCCATCGACGACCTTGACGCGCAGGTACGGGTGAAGCTCAGGGCCGCGCTTCCCGACGGGCACGCCGACTCCTTCATGCGGCAGCTGTGGGCGTGGTGGTACGAGCAGACGGTGGACATGCTGCAGAAGCGGCACACCAGCGTCTCCGTGACCCGGCTGATGCAGCGCATCAGCCGCATCCGCGACGACTACACCTCGGACAGACTGCCCACGCTGGTGGACCGTGAGGACTTCCCGCGGGAGGCCGAGACGGAGCTGGCCGATGCCTGCTTCGTCCACCAGTTGCGCTGGGTGGGCGCCAGCCGCCAGTTGAACAAGGCGATGGTGGACTACTACCGCGCCTACACCCAGACCGTGGCCTGGCTCGAAGACGACCTGGTGGACCTCGACGAGCTGGAACGGTTCGAAGGCAACCTCGCCGACGAGTGGCAGCGGGAGTTCGACTGGATGCTCGACGACCTGGGTGAAGATGCCACCGACCGGGAGCAGGAGCAGGCCGGCAAGGCGCTGCTGCGCAAAACCCTGGACCAGACCCGGTACCGAATCCGTGAGGCGTACGACGAGGCGTTCTTCTCCCGGGGCAAGCACCATGAACTGGCCGACCGCGGACGGGTCGGATGGCACCCCGACTTCGAGGCACGGGTGAAGAACCTGATCAGGGCCGCCCGTGCCTAG